One Paenarthrobacter aurescens TC1 DNA window includes the following coding sequences:
- a CDS encoding hypothetical protein (identified by Glimmer2; putative), producing MKSIALLRERATRVMPTGSHCPASGLWSPDSDPDAVQVFAEGHILPAHDGVPTVWRRRTAAEVSA from the coding sequence ATGAAGAGCATCGCCCTCCTGCGCGAACGAGCCACCCGCGTCATGCCTACCGGTTCCCACTGCCCGGCGTCGGGTCTCTGGAGCCCGGACTCCGATCCTGACGCCGTCCAGGTTTTCGCGGAAGGCCACATCCTCCCGGCTCACGATGGTGTGCCCACCGTCTGGCGGCGCCGCACCGCCGCTGAAGTGTCGGCATGA
- a CDS encoding hypothetical protein (identified by Glimmer2; putative), with amino-acid sequence MTSTILNRPADYRHVPAAEWTELTSGDPVWIYDVAWGAGTGRVDDVSKHQELLWVILEPTGRRLICGTDDVEVWTA; translated from the coding sequence ATGACCAGCACCATCCTGAACAGGCCCGCCGACTACCGCCACGTGCCGGCGGCCGAGTGGACTGAACTCACCTCCGGCGATCCCGTGTGGATTTACGACGTCGCGTGGGGCGCCGGGACCGGCCGCGTGGACGATGTTTCCAAGCACCAGGAACTGCTCTGGGTCATCCTCGAGCCGACCGGCCGCAGGCTCATTTGCGGAACGGACGACGTCGAGGTCTGGACAGCCTGA
- a CDS encoding putative ATP/GTP-binding protein encodes MWVGSYTADRDGKGEGIVALSADDDGKLTSLGLAIAANSPSFLALHPSLPVVYAVAEEGKTVRAYRRTGDSGLEAFGDPWPAGEATCHVAADPQGRFIVATCWGDGQVILYELDHDGAITSRTSAAAAVDPHTATSPDGERPSRAHSSLMLPDGRVMTTDLGHDLVRVWQYSPGVGLQTDHQVILPKGSGPRHMARHHSGTVFVDTEYSVEVAAIRMEPDGTYELTTMVPASATGAKDGDAGAEIALSPDGRFAYVGVRGSNRICILKVSHSGGELEPVAEVPCGGEWPRHHLVREGWLYVANEGSDDVVSFKLDSETGLPDGPVSRVETGSPSVLVPAV; translated from the coding sequence ATGTGGGTTGGTTCGTACACTGCCGACCGGGACGGCAAGGGTGAGGGCATCGTCGCGCTTTCGGCCGACGACGACGGCAAGCTGACATCCCTCGGTTTGGCGATCGCCGCCAATTCGCCATCGTTCCTTGCCCTGCACCCTTCGCTCCCGGTGGTCTACGCCGTGGCCGAGGAAGGGAAGACGGTGCGGGCGTATCGCCGGACAGGCGACTCTGGACTGGAGGCCTTCGGCGATCCTTGGCCGGCCGGTGAAGCTACGTGCCACGTAGCGGCCGATCCGCAGGGACGCTTTATTGTGGCCACCTGTTGGGGCGACGGCCAGGTCATCTTGTATGAACTGGACCACGACGGCGCCATCACCTCGCGCACCAGCGCGGCCGCCGCCGTCGACCCCCACACAGCAACGTCTCCGGACGGGGAGCGGCCCAGCCGTGCGCACTCAAGCCTGATGCTGCCGGACGGCCGCGTGATGACCACGGACCTGGGACATGACCTGGTCAGGGTGTGGCAGTACTCGCCAGGTGTTGGCCTTCAAACGGATCATCAGGTGATCCTGCCGAAGGGCTCCGGTCCCCGGCACATGGCCCGCCATCACAGCGGAACTGTCTTTGTGGACACCGAATACTCGGTGGAAGTGGCAGCGATTCGGATGGAACCGGACGGCACTTACGAGCTGACAACCATGGTTCCGGCGAGTGCTACAGGGGCAAAAGACGGCGACGCCGGCGCGGAGATTGCGTTATCGCCCGATGGCCGCTTCGCGTATGTGGGTGTGCGGGGGTCCAACCGGATTTGTATCCTCAAGGTGTCGCACAGCGGTGGCGAGCTCGAGCCCGTCGCGGAGGTGCCGTGCGGCGGCGAGTGGCCGCGCCACCACCTGGTCCGCGAAGGCTGGCTGTACGTCGCCAACGAAGGCTCGGACGACGTCGTGAGCTTCAAGCTGGACTCCGAAACCGGCCTGCCGGACGGTCCGGTGAGCCGAGTGGAGACGGGCTCTCCCAGCGTTCTGGTCCCCGCCGTTTAA
- a CDS encoding 2,5-diketo-D-gluconic acid reductase (identified by match to protein family HMM PF00248) → MTLAPLIELNDGHKIPQLGLGTWPLNDAQVADAVVEAVSHGYRHVDTAVKYGNEKGVGNGIRACGVNREELFITTKLDGEFQGSGKAAAGLDGSLERLGLDYVDLLLIHWPLPRRGDFVDTWKTFEELQASGKVRSIGVSNFKPAHLDQLLRQTDVVPAVNQIQVSPTIPRPAARAFNERNGIITESYSPLGASSDLLNAPVLADIGKKYGKTPGQVVLRWHVQQGLVAIPKTANPQRMRENLDIFDFELDHDDLTRLQTLDAGPDAGVDSDVQGH, encoded by the coding sequence ATGACACTTGCCCCGCTCATCGAACTCAACGACGGCCACAAGATCCCTCAACTGGGACTCGGCACGTGGCCGCTGAATGACGCCCAGGTTGCCGATGCTGTGGTGGAGGCGGTGTCGCATGGCTACCGGCACGTTGATACTGCTGTGAAGTACGGCAATGAGAAGGGCGTGGGCAACGGCATCCGGGCGTGCGGGGTGAATCGCGAGGAGCTCTTCATCACGACCAAACTCGACGGCGAATTCCAAGGTTCCGGTAAGGCCGCTGCCGGACTGGACGGCTCGTTGGAGCGCCTGGGCCTGGATTACGTTGACCTCCTCCTGATCCACTGGCCACTTCCCCGCCGCGGCGATTTCGTGGACACGTGGAAAACCTTCGAGGAACTTCAGGCCTCTGGGAAAGTGCGGTCCATTGGCGTGTCCAACTTCAAGCCTGCCCACCTCGATCAACTGCTCCGGCAGACTGACGTTGTTCCGGCGGTCAACCAGATCCAGGTCAGCCCGACCATCCCGCGGCCTGCTGCCCGGGCTTTCAACGAACGGAACGGCATCATCACCGAGTCTTACAGCCCGCTGGGTGCCAGCAGCGACCTCTTGAACGCTCCAGTGTTGGCAGATATCGGCAAGAAGTATGGGAAAACGCCGGGCCAGGTGGTGCTGCGCTGGCACGTTCAGCAGGGCTTGGTGGCCATCCCCAAGACCGCCAATCCGCAACGGATGAGGGAAAACCTGGACATTTTCGACTTCGAACTGGACCACGACGACCTCACCAGGCTGCAAACCCTCGACGCCGGACCGGACGCCGGCGTCGACTCAGACGTCCAGGGGCACTGA
- a CDS encoding conserved hypothetical protein (identified by match to protein family HMM PF01370), giving the protein MLHADVRDAAAVREVLRGREFDAVADFISFTPDQARAGLELFRGRTGQYVFISSASAYQKPPTLLPIRESTPLKNPFWQYSRDKIACEELLYEAYREQDFPLTVVRPSHTYDRTKIAMVGGWTDIHRMRAGMPIMVHGDGTSLWTLTHSRDFAKAFVGLLGRPQAVGESYTITSDEFLPWNQIYRLFARAAGVEEPELFHVSSDTIAAHSHELGPNLLGDRSHSVVFDNSKIKALVPDYRATIPFADGAREIVEWHDTHPELQTVSEDFMELSDRLYEWSRR; this is encoded by the coding sequence GTGCTTCACGCGGATGTCCGGGACGCCGCCGCCGTGCGGGAGGTACTTCGGGGAAGGGAGTTCGACGCCGTTGCGGACTTTATTTCCTTCACCCCGGACCAGGCGCGGGCCGGCTTGGAATTGTTCCGTGGGCGGACCGGACAGTACGTCTTCATCAGTTCCGCTTCGGCGTACCAGAAGCCGCCCACGTTGCTTCCCATCAGGGAGTCGACGCCCTTGAAGAACCCGTTCTGGCAGTACTCGCGGGACAAGATTGCCTGCGAGGAGCTGCTGTACGAGGCCTACCGTGAGCAGGACTTCCCTCTTACCGTGGTGCGGCCTTCCCACACCTATGACCGGACCAAGATCGCCATGGTGGGCGGATGGACTGACATCCATCGCATGCGGGCCGGGATGCCGATCATGGTGCACGGTGACGGGACATCGCTCTGGACGCTAACTCATAGCCGGGATTTCGCCAAGGCTTTTGTTGGTCTTCTGGGGCGGCCGCAGGCTGTGGGCGAGAGCTACACCATTACGTCTGACGAGTTCCTGCCGTGGAACCAGATTTACCGCCTCTTTGCGCGGGCGGCCGGAGTGGAAGAACCCGAGCTGTTCCATGTTTCTTCGGACACCATCGCAGCCCACAGCCATGAGCTCGGCCCGAACTTGTTGGGCGACCGCTCGCACTCCGTGGTGTTCGACAACTCCAAAATCAAAGCCTTGGTCCCTGACTACCGGGCCACGATTCCGTTCGCGGACGGTGCCAGGGAGATCGTCGAATGGCATGACACCCATCCCGAGCTGCAGACAGTGAGCGAGGATTTTATGGAGTTGAGTGATCGGCTCTATGAATGGTCGCGCCGGTAG
- a CDS encoding putative sugar-phosphate dehydrogenase (identified by match to protein family HMM PF00248) encodes MQYTHLGRSGLKVSRLCLGTMNFGPQTDEATAHSIMDSALDSGINFFDTANVYGGTGHRGWTEEIIGRWFAKGGERRERTVLATKLYGTMTDRPNESKLSALNIRRALDASLKRLQTDYIDVYQFHHIDRDTPWDEIWQAIEVGVQQGKILYSGSSNFAGWHIAQAQEAARRRNYTGLVSEQSIYNLFRREVELEVIPAAQQYGLGLIPWSPLQGGLLGGVLKKEEQGVRRTEGRALETLKKHEEQIRQYEDFADELGHAPGDVALAWLLHQPAVTAPIVGPRTQEQLDAAIRALDVSLNEDALKRLDDIFPGHKPAPEDYAW; translated from the coding sequence ATGCAGTACACCCACCTTGGCCGTTCCGGCCTGAAAGTTTCACGTCTCTGCCTGGGCACCATGAACTTCGGTCCGCAGACGGACGAGGCAACAGCCCACTCGATCATGGACTCCGCTTTGGACTCCGGCATCAACTTCTTCGACACCGCCAACGTCTATGGCGGCACCGGCCACCGCGGCTGGACCGAGGAAATCATCGGTCGCTGGTTCGCCAAGGGCGGCGAGCGCCGCGAGCGCACTGTCCTTGCCACCAAGTTGTACGGCACCATGACGGACCGCCCCAACGAGTCCAAGTTGTCGGCGCTCAATATCCGCCGTGCACTCGATGCGAGCCTCAAGCGGCTGCAGACGGACTACATCGATGTCTACCAGTTCCACCACATTGATCGCGATACGCCGTGGGACGAGATCTGGCAGGCAATCGAGGTGGGCGTCCAGCAGGGCAAGATCCTCTACTCGGGCAGCAGCAACTTTGCCGGCTGGCACATCGCCCAGGCGCAGGAAGCCGCCCGCAGGCGGAACTACACCGGGCTGGTCAGTGAGCAGTCCATCTACAACCTGTTCCGGCGCGAAGTTGAGCTCGAGGTCATCCCGGCTGCGCAGCAGTACGGCCTTGGCTTGATCCCGTGGTCGCCGCTGCAGGGCGGGCTGCTGGGTGGCGTATTGAAGAAGGAAGAGCAGGGTGTCCGCCGCACCGAGGGGCGGGCATTGGAGACCCTCAAGAAGCACGAGGAGCAGATCCGCCAGTACGAGGATTTCGCGGACGAACTGGGGCATGCTCCCGGGGATGTTGCGTTGGCTTGGCTTCTCCACCAGCCTGCGGTGACGGCCCCGATTGTTGGGCCGCGTACCCAGGAACAACTGGACGCAGCCATCCGTGCACTGGACGTTTCCTTGAACGAGGACGCCCTCAAGCGCCTCGACGACATCTTCCCGGGCCACAAACCCGCACCCGAAGACTACGCCTGGTGA
- a CDS encoding putative 2,5-diketo-D-gluconic acid reductase (identified by match to protein family HMM PF00248) — protein sequence MPELTLNNGVTIPQLGFGVFQVPAEETQKVVEDALEAGYRHIDTAAAYRNEAGVGAAVAASGIPREELFITTKLRNGEQGEAYDAFQRSRDALGLEVIDLYLIHWPVPSQGLYTQAWKEMEKLYQDKQIRAIGISNFLSEHVDTLLKEAEVVPAVNQIEVHPTYQQGELATKCRDLGIAVEAYSPLGQGKDLNAEQVALVAAAHSTTPAQVILAWHLAQGTIVIPKSADSKRMRENFGAADLTLTESELAAITALEAGARIGSDPAVAAFTQL from the coding sequence ATGCCAGAGCTGACATTGAATAACGGCGTCACTATCCCCCAGCTCGGTTTCGGTGTCTTCCAAGTACCTGCTGAGGAAACGCAGAAGGTAGTGGAAGACGCCTTGGAAGCCGGCTATCGCCACATCGACACCGCGGCTGCGTACCGCAATGAGGCAGGGGTCGGCGCTGCCGTCGCGGCTTCGGGCATTCCGAGGGAAGAACTTTTCATCACCACCAAGCTTCGCAACGGCGAGCAGGGCGAGGCGTATGACGCCTTCCAACGAAGCCGGGATGCCTTGGGCCTGGAAGTCATTGATCTATACCTGATTCACTGGCCCGTTCCTTCGCAGGGCCTCTACACGCAGGCGTGGAAAGAGATGGAGAAGCTGTACCAGGACAAGCAGATCCGGGCCATCGGCATCTCCAACTTCCTCTCCGAGCACGTGGACACACTGCTCAAAGAGGCGGAGGTGGTTCCGGCAGTCAACCAGATCGAAGTCCACCCCACGTACCAACAAGGCGAGCTGGCCACCAAGTGCCGCGACCTCGGCATTGCCGTGGAGGCGTACAGCCCGTTGGGGCAGGGGAAGGACCTGAACGCCGAGCAGGTGGCCCTCGTGGCCGCAGCCCACAGCACTACTCCTGCACAGGTGATCCTGGCCTGGCACCTCGCGCAGGGGACCATCGTGATCCCCAAGTCCGCTGACTCCAAGAGGATGCGGGAGAACTTCGGTGCCGCCGATCTCACGCTCACCGAATCCGAACTGGCAGCCATTACGGCACTCGAGGCGGGAGCCCGCATCGGCTCCGATCCCGCCGTCGCAGCTTTCACACAGCTCTAA